A single window of Nicotiana tomentosiformis chromosome 1, ASM39032v3, whole genome shotgun sequence DNA harbors:
- the LOC104113275 gene encoding rop guanine nucleotide exchange factor 3-like has product MENISSPDESPDVGYGYQPSPSSVDDQSPTETTGFSTLSGYSFAYCRTNSETSAFSEHTDENSWSETGSPMSSRGMKSPTRAVLSRLGMRQHKTIADDPETIDLELELMKERFSKLLLGEDMSGGGKGVSTAVTISNSITNLYASMFGQHQRLEPLHPDKKIMWKREMNCLLSICDYIVEFVTTSQKFQDGTTVEALTSRPRSDIYINLPALRKLDAMLLEILDSFEATEFWYAEQGSMSSNSTRAGSFRKIIQVQPQPQRKEEKWWLPVVCVPSGGISEKARKHLRHKRDCANQIHKAAMAINSSILSEMEIPESYMASLPKSGKASVGDSIYRHMYSAEKFSPEHLLDSLNISSEHEALELADKIEASMYTWKRKTCMPQSKSSWVMVKDLVSEDRTDKNHVLAERAESLLFSLKQRYPELSQTTLDTSKIHFNKDVGKAILESYSRVLESLAFNVVAWIEDVLFVDKTMKNQEE; this is encoded by the exons ATGGAAAATATTTCAAGTCCTGATGAAAGTCCTGATGTGGGATATGGATATCAACCATCACCATCTTCTGTGGATGATCAATCACCTACTGAAACAACAGGTTTTTCGACGTTGAGTGGCTATTCTTTTGCCTATTGCAGAACAAACTCAGAGACCTCAGCCTTTTCAGAACATACAGATGAAAATAGTTGGTCTGAGACAGGATCTCCTATGAGCTCGCGAGGCATGAAATCTCCCACTCGTGCTGTTCTTTCGAGACTAGGAATGAGGCAGCACAAGACTATTGCAGATGATCCTGAAACAATAGATTTAG AGCTTGAATTGATGAAGGAGAGATTTTCAAAGTTGTTATTAGGAGAGGACATGTCAGGAGGGGGAAAAGGTGTATCAACAGCAGTGACAATCTCAAATTCCATTACAAATCTTTATG CATCTATGTTTGGTCAACACCAAAGATTGGAACCTTTACATCCTGACAAGAAAATAATGTGGAAGAGAGAGATGAATTGTCTCTTATCTATATGTGATTACATTGTGGAATTTGTTACTACATCACAAAAGTTTCAAGATGGAACCACTGTTGAG GCATTGACAAGCAGGCCTAGATCAGATATCTACATCAACCTTCCTGCACTGAGAAAACTCGACGCCATGCTCCTG GAAATCTTGGACAGTTTTGAGGCCACTGAGTTCTGGTATGCTGAGCAAGGAAGCATGTCAAGCAACTCAACACGTGCTGGATCGTTTAGGAAGATTATTCAGGTTCAGCCTCAACCTCAGCGCAAAGAAGAGAAGTGGTGGTTACCAGTTGTTTGTGTTCCTTCTGGTGGAATCTCCGAGAAGGCAAGGAAGCACTTGAGACACAAACGCGACTGTGCCAACCAAATTCACAAAGCAGCAATGGCTATCAATAGCAGCATTCTTTCTGAAATGGAAATCCCAGAATCATACATGGCATCACTCCCTAAG AGTGGAAAGGCGAGTGTTGGAGACTCAATCTATCGCCACATGTATTCAGCAGAGAAGTTTTCCCCTGAACATCTCCTTGACAGTCTAAACATAAGCTCTGAACATGAAGCACTTGAACTTGCTGACAAGATTGAAGCTTCAATGTATACATGGAAACGTAAAACATGCATGCCTCAATCGAAATCATCATGGGTCATGGTAAAAGATCTTGTCTCTGAAGATCGGACTGATAAGAATCATGTCTTAGCAGAACGAGCAGAAAGTTTGTTGTTTTCTTTGAAGCAACGGTATCCTGAACTTTCACAAACAACATTGGACACAAGCAAGATCCATTTCAATAAG GATGTTGGAAAGGCAATCTTGGAGAGCTATTCTAGAGTATTGGAAAGTTTGGCATTCAACGTTGTTGCTTGGATTGAAGATGTGCTTTTTGTAGATAAGACCATGAAAAACCAAGAAGAGTAG